The following are encoded together in the Glycine soja cultivar W05 chromosome 5, ASM419377v2, whole genome shotgun sequence genome:
- the LOC114411835 gene encoding formin-like protein 20 isoform X1, with translation MALFRRFFYRKPPDRLLEISERVYVFDCCFSKDVLEEDEYRVYMGGIVAQLQDHFPDASFMVFNFREGERRSQISDIFSQYDMTVMEYPRQYEGCPLLPLEMIHHFLRSSESWLSLEGQQNVLLMHCERGGWPVLAFMLAGLLLYRKQYSGDQKTLEMVYKQAPRELLHFLSPLDPQPSHLRYLQYISWRHLGSEWPPSETPLYLDCLILRVLPLFDDGKGCRPVVRVYGQDPSIPANRSSKLLFSSSISIKHVHHYLQAECMLVKIDIRCRVQGDVVLECIHLNEDFVHEEMMFRVMFHTAFVRSNILMLNRDEIDILWEAKDLFPKDFKAEVLFLDADAVIPDLTTVTVSEDANETESAETESASPEEFYEVEEIFSNVIDAQEGKTEFDSQVFHENAVDVETHKEVWRQESDPHTFEDCTPDDRIPKQVDKMDSGINAVKDISIDDVHYKFDGSMDSDPHAVKDIAVDDGEIKSTSTTFISDTMKPPLETKEVNMDVHQELAVMQNEYDEDKEATEKELDSKAGHQMPDLSEQKSGKLLSSTAKKQPPSNSKPVGDSIAAKPKIKQQDTHGFQAKQAKPNVVTRWIPSNKGSYTNSMHVYYPPSRNNSAPAALTNFSSSKEKMEDAKTRSLSAPVVSAVVSLDKTNDLKSRKVATSKSSAYIAAEMDEKCPPLSLLPIKETSFQSDTQAQEQSSEQGLQPPPPPPLPSQSRIPSHVFESLSLKDDVSAQDSPSQLLSPSSLGGKGSTMVPPPPSSLTSFTRQPATFHPSPPPPPQPPPPPPPPPPFFGLNKGSLVPSPSPPDHSPFVVGTAVALSQPPPPPPPMPPPRYEVSSIPPLTPLASPLPKHGIPSIPPPPPPPPPPPPPLPTMFPTASIHRAPPPPPPLPPFASHKASPPPPPPPPPLPPLANSHIYSAPPPVPPPPPPPPFGKASLLPSPPTPPPPPPLPSSSGAPPPPPPPPLSRVPLPPPPPLRPSSGAPPPPPLPPSSGAPPPPPPMYGTLLAPPPPIRGAPPPPPPPPMHGAPPPMYGAPPPPPPPSGRGPPPPPPPPGGRGPPPPPPPPGGRGPPPPPPPMYGAPPPPPPPGGRGPPPPPTPGGRGPPPPPPPGVPGAPRPPGGGPPPPPPLGAKGANVGADPRGRGRGYARPAGAGAMAPKRSSLKPLHWSKVTRALQGSLWEELQRHGEPQIAPEFDVSELEKLFSANVPKPTDSGKSGGRRKSVGAKTDKITLVDLRRANNTEIMLTKVKMPLPDMMAAVLALDESVLDVDQVENLIKFCPTKEEMDLLKGYTGDKELLGKCEQFFLELMKVPRVESKLRVFAFKIQFNSQVMEFKKSLNTVNSACEEVRNSVKLKDIMKKILYLGNTLNQGTARGSAVGFKLDSLLKLTDTRASNSKMTLMHYLCKVLADKSPGLLDFHLDLVSLESSTKIQLKSLAEEMQAIIKGLEKVKQEFAASANDGPVSEVFHKTLKEFIAVSESEVASLTNLYSVVGRSADALALYFGEDPARCPMEQVTTTLLNFIRLFRKAHEENIKQAELEKKKAEKEAEMEKAKGINLTKKGAKDS, from the exons ATGGCGCTGTTCAGAAGGTTCTTCTACCGGAAGCCGCCGGATCGGCTTCTGGAGATTTCCGAGAGAGTTTATG TTTTCGATTGCTGCTTCTCCAAGGATGTCTTGGAAGAAGATGAATACAGAGTGTATATGGGGGGGATTGTGGCTCAGCTACAGGATCACTTTCCAGATGCTTCTTTCATGGTATTCAACTTCCGAGAAGGGGAGAGACGCAGCCAAATCTCAGACATATTTTCTCAGTATGACATGACAGTTATGGAGTACCCTCGGCAATATGAGGGTTGCCCCCTTCTGCCTTTAGAGATGATCCATCACTTCCTTCGATCAAGTGAAAGCTGGTTGTCTTTGGAGGGGCAGCAGAATGTGCTTTTGATGCACTGTGAAAGGGGTGGTTGGCCCGTGCTGGCATTTATGCTAGCAGGTCTTCTGTTATACCGGAAACAGTACAGTGGGGATCAGAAGACTCTTGAGATGGTCTacaagcaagctccaagagaaCTACTACACTTTTTATCTCCTTTGGATCCACAGCCTTCTCATTTAAGATATCTTCAGTATATTTCCTGGAGACATTTGGGTTCTGAGTGGCCACCATCGGAAACACCCTTATATTTGGATTGTCTGATTCTTAGAGTCCTTCCATTATTTGATGATGGAAAAGGTTGCAGGCCTGTTGTACGTGTTTATGGTCAGGACCCTTCAATTCCTGCCAATAGAAGTTCAAAGCTACTTTTTTCATCTTCAATATCCATAAAGCATGTTCACCACTACCTACAG GCAGAGTGTATGCTCGTGAAAATTGACATCCGTTGTCGTGTTCAAGGGGATGTGGTTCTTGAGTGCATACATTTAAATGAAGATTTTGTTCATGAGGAGATGATGTTTAGAGTTATGTTTCATACTGCATTTGTGCGGTCAAATATTTTGATGCTGAACCGTGATGAAATTGATATTTTGTGGGAGGCAAAGGACCTATTTCCCAAGGACTTCAAAGCAGAG GTGCTTTTTTTGGACGCTGATGCTGTTATACCTGATCTAACCACAGTCACGGTGAGTGAAGATGCAAATGAGACTGAGAGTGCCGAGACAGAAAGTGCTTCACCTGAGGAATTCTATGAAGTAGAAGAGATTTTCAGCAATGTAATTGATGCACAGGAAGGTAAGACAGAATTTGATTCACAAGTTTTTCATGAAAATGCAGTGGATGTTGAAACTCATAAAGAGGTCTGGAGGCAAGAGTCGGATCCTCATACTTTTGAGGATTGTACACCCGATGACAGGATTCCTAAGCAGGTTGACAAGATGGATTCTGGTATTAATGCAGTGAAAGATATCTCCATTGATGATGTGCACTATAAATTTGATGGGAGCATGGATTCAGATCCTCATGCAGTGAAGGACATTGCtgtggatgatggagaaattaaGTCAACTTCCACTACATTTATTTCTGATACGATGAAACCTCCTCTGGAAACAAAGGAAGTCAACATGGATGTGCACCAAGAATTAGCAGTTATGCAAAATGAATATGATGAAGATAAGGAGGCAACAGAAAAGGAATTAGACTCCAAGGCAGGCCACCAGATGCCTGATTTGTCTGAACAAAAATCTGGTAAACTACTTTCATCTACTGCCAAGAAACAACCTCCATCTAACTCGAAGCCAGTTGGAGATTCAATTGCAGCAAAGCCAAAGATTAAACAGCAAGATACCCATGGTTTTCAGGCAAAACAAGCTAAGccaaatgtagtaactaggtgGATTCCTTCTAACAAGGGTTCTTATACAAATTCAATGCATGTCTATTATCCACCATCAAGGAATAATAGTGCACCAGCTGCGCTGACAAATTTCTCCTCCTCAAAGGAGAAAATGGAAGATGCCAAAACAAGATCTTTATCTGCTCCTGTTGTCTCTGCAGTCGTTTCTCTTGACAAGACAAATGACCTGAAAAGTCGGAAGGTTGCCACTTCAAAATCTTCTGCCTATATAGCAGCAGAAATGGATGAAAAATGTCCACCATTATCATTGCTGCCAATTAAAGAGACATCTTTTCAGTCAGATACTCAAGCCCAAGAACAGAGCTCAGAGCAAGGGCTACAGCCTCCCCCACCACCTCCCCTTCCATCTCAAAGTAGAATCCCTTCACATGTTTTTGAATCCTTATCATTAAAGGATGATGTATCAGCTCAAGATTCTCCATCTCAACTGTTATCACCATCTTCTTTGGGTGGAAAGGGGTCCACCATGGTGCCACCACCACCTTCAAGTTTAACGTCATTTACGAGACAACCTGCAACTTTTCATCCTTCCCCTCCACCCCCACCCCAACCCCCACCCCCGCCCCCACCTCCACCCCCATTTTTTGGGCTAAATAAAGGGAGCTTAGTTCCTTCCCCATCCCCTCCTGATCATAGTCCTTTTGTAGTGGGTACTGCAGTGGCACTTTCACagcctcctccaccaccacctccaatGCCGCCTCCAAGGTATGAAGTTTCATCCATTCCTCCTCTAACACCATTAGCATCACCTCTTCCAAAGCATGGAATTCCATcaattcctcctcctcctcctcctcctcctcctcctcctcctcctctgccTACCATGTTTCCTACAGCTTCAATACATAGAGCTCCACCCCCTCCTCCCCCACTACCTCCATTTGCATCACATAAAGCTTCACCTCCACCTCCCCCTCCGCCTCCCCCTCTACCACCCTTAgctaattcacatatatattCAGCTCCACCACCTGTACCTCCACCGCCACCTCCCCCTCCTTTTGGTAAAGCTTCACTACTTCCATCTCCACCCACACCTCCACCCCCACCACCTCTTCCTTCGTCAAGTGGAGCCCCACCCCCACCTCCACCTCCTCCATTGTCTAGAGTCCCCCTCCCCCCACCGCCACCTCTTCGTCCATCTAGTGGAGCCCCACCCCCACCACCCCTTCCTCCTTCGAGTGGAGCCCCACCTCCACCTCCTCCAATGTATGGAACCCTACTTGCCCCACCTCCTCCAATTCGTggagcaccaccaccaccaccgcctcctCCAATGCATGGAGCACCACCTCCAATGTATGGAGcaccacctccaccaccacctcctagTGGGCGAGGACcgcctcctccaccaccacctcctggTGGGCGAGGAccacctcctccaccaccacctcctggTGGGCGAGGACCACCTCCTCCGCCTCCTCCAATGTATGGAGCACCACCTCCACCGCCACCTCCTGGTGGTCGAGGACCACCTCCTCCACCTACTCCCGGTGGTCGAGGTCCTCCTCCTCCACCTCCCCCTGGTGTTCCTGGGGCTCCTAGACCTCCTGGGGGTGGACCTCCACCACCTCCGCCCTTAGGTGCAAAAGGTGCAAATGTTGGAGCTGATCCAAGAGGGAGGGGACGTGGGTATGCACGCCCTGCAGGAGCTGGTGCAATGGCACCCAAACGGTCCTCCTTAAAGCCTTTGCATTGGAGCAAGGTTACAAGGGCACTACAAGGAAGTTTATGGGAAGAATTACAAAGACATGGAGAACCGCAAAT TGCACCAGAGTTTGATGTTTCAGAGCTAGAGAAGCTTTTCTCTGCAAATGTTCCAAAACCTACTGATTCTGGCAAATCTGGAGGGCGGCGCAAGTCTGTTGGAGCTAAAACTGATAAAATCACCTTG GTTGATCTAAGGAGGGCTAATAATACTGAAATTATGCTCACCAAGGTTAAGATGCCACTTCCTGATATGATG GCTGCAGTACTAGCTTTGGATGAGTCGGTATTGGATGTTGATCAAGTGGAAAATCTCATTAAGTTTTGTCCTACCAAAGAGGAGATGGATCTTTTGAAG GGATACACTGGTGACAAGGAGCTTTTGGGGAAGTGTGAACAG TTTTTTTTGGAGTTGATGAAGGTGCCAAGAGTGGAGTCAAAATTAAGAGTATTTGCATTCAAGATTCAGTTTAATTCTCAG GTTATGGAATTTAAGAAGAGTTTAAACACTGTGAACTCTGCCTGTGAAGAG GTCCGGAATTCTGTTAAACTGAAGGACATAATGAAGAAAATTCTTTATTTGGGTAATACATTGAATCAAGGAACAGCAAGGG GATCTGCTGTTGGATTCAAGTTGGATAGTCTTTTAAAGCTCACTGACACTCGTGCTTCTAACAGTAAAATGACACTGATGCATTATCTTTGCAAG GTCCTGGCTGATAAGTCGCCCGGGCTCCTTGATTTCCACCTAGACCTTGTAAGCCTGGAATCTTCCACTAAG ATACAATTGAAGTCATTAGCAGAAGAGATGCAGGCAATCATCAAGGGATTAGAAAAGGTTAAACAAGAATTTGCTGCATCTGCAAATGATGGACCTGTCTCTGAAGTTTTCCATAAG ACATTGAAAGAATTTATAGCTGTATCTGAGTCAGAGGTAGCATCTCTAACAAACCTATATTCTGTAGTG GGTAGAAGTGCTGATGCACTTGCACTATATTTTGGTGAGGATCCTGCTCGTTGCCCAATGGAGCAAG TTACCACAACCCTGCTAAATTTTATACGATTGTTTCGGAAAGCACATGAAGAGAATATCAAACAAGCAGAGttagagaagaagaaagctgAGAAAGAGGCTGAAATGGAGAAGGCCAAGGGCATTAACTTGACAAAGAAGGGTGCAAAAGATAGTTGA